The following are encoded in a window of Fischerella sp. PCC 9605 genomic DNA:
- a CDS encoding glycosyltransferase family 4 protein has protein sequence MVQTNEKPRQESLRVVIVTENVSLRMSGETSVPYYYFKLMQARGHDVWMVCHARTRDELREIFSEEMFKKISFVEDNWLQVAIYKMGQLFPYRIEDLIFGQMIHLITQWQARSRVKQLIKEHHISIVFEPTPITPKGLSFMYDLGVPVAIGPMCGGLELPPAFRYMDSPFTHFFIEAARFLSWIGHRLVPGKLKADVLLVGNQRTAKALPQGYRGKVYEVVESGVDLSRWKGMKAREPQPDQPVRFVFCGRMVDWKGAQFLVEAFKPVVEQTNSVLELIGDGELKESIEARVKELGIQDSVNFHGRIPIQECMKLFCESDVYVMPSLRECGGLALLEAMSVGLPVIAAKWAGPVEYLNDTCSILVEPSSQEDFINGFAKAMITLAKSPEQRRCLGEGSTRRVTQNYFDWESKTERVLEILKETVALASSKVLKKVSEFTEVREKDGLIHPN, from the coding sequence ATGGTTCAAACAAATGAAAAACCTCGTCAAGAATCGCTACGGGTGGTTATTGTTACCGAAAACGTATCGTTGCGGATGAGCGGAGAGACAAGCGTCCCATACTATTATTTTAAACTTATGCAAGCCCGCGGTCATGATGTCTGGATGGTTTGCCACGCCCGCACTAGGGATGAACTGCGAGAGATCTTTTCAGAGGAGATGTTCAAAAAAATTAGCTTTGTAGAAGATAATTGGCTGCAAGTCGCGATCTATAAGATGGGGCAGTTGTTTCCCTATCGAATAGAGGATTTGATTTTTGGCCAGATGATACACCTAATTACCCAATGGCAAGCTCGTTCGCGGGTAAAGCAACTCATCAAAGAACATCATATTTCCATTGTCTTTGAACCCACGCCCATTACTCCTAAAGGGCTAAGTTTCATGTACGATTTGGGCGTACCAGTCGCGATCGGACCGATGTGTGGTGGCTTAGAACTTCCTCCGGCGTTTCGCTATATGGACTCTCCCTTTACTCATTTCTTTATAGAAGCAGCCCGCTTTTTATCTTGGATTGGACACCGTTTAGTACCTGGGAAATTAAAGGCTGATGTGTTACTCGTTGGCAACCAACGTACAGCCAAGGCTTTACCTCAAGGATACAGAGGTAAGGTGTATGAAGTGGTTGAAAGTGGGGTTGATCTTTCTCGTTGGAAGGGAATGAAAGCGAGAGAACCTCAGCCGGATCAGCCAGTTCGATTTGTTTTCTGCGGACGAATGGTGGATTGGAAAGGGGCACAGTTCTTAGTTGAAGCCTTTAAGCCGGTGGTAGAACAGACAAACTCTGTGCTGGAGTTGATTGGTGATGGCGAACTCAAAGAGTCGATTGAAGCACGGGTTAAAGAATTAGGAATTCAAGACTCTGTAAACTTTCATGGTCGTATTCCTATTCAAGAGTGTATGAAGCTTTTCTGTGAAAGCGATGTCTATGTCATGCCTTCCCTACGAGAATGTGGCGGACTGGCATTATTAGAAGCGATGTCTGTCGGTTTGCCCGTTATTGCTGCTAAATGGGCGGGTCCGGTTGAATATTTGAATGATACTTGTAGCATTCTTGTCGAACCATCCTCTCAAGAAGACTTCATTAACGGTTTTGCTAAGGCAATGATTACTTTAGCTAAATCACCAGAACAACGCCGTTGTCTAGGTGAAGGAAGTACACGACGGGTGACACAGAATTATTTTGACTGGGAATCTAAGACGGAACGTGTCCTCGAAATTTTAAAAGAAACAGTTGCTTTAGCCTCTTCTAAAGTTCTCAAGAAAGTTTCTGAATTCACAGAAGTTCGTGAGAAGGACGGATTAATCCATCCCAACTAA
- a CDS encoding aspartate carbamoyltransferase catalytic subunit produces the protein MPTTNWTRHHVLTLADFTPAEYDIVLQTAASFQEVLSRRTKKVPTLQGQVVANLFFEPSTRTRSSFELAAKRLSADTLNFASATSSMTKGETILDTAKTYLAMGTDIMVIRHREAGVPNAIAEEMDRLGVKVSVLNAGDGQHEHPSQALLDLFTICTLLDPDYPHLELLKDKKIAIVGDILHSRVARSNIWSFTASGAELHLAAPPTLLPRLFADYGKNRPGKLFLHWELEPALRDADFVMTLRLQKERMTVHLLPSLREYHQLFGLTRSKLQLCKPNVKVLHPGPVNRGVEISSDLMDDPEFSLIQNQVTSGVAVRMALLYLLGSGKT, from the coding sequence ATGCCGACTACTAATTGGACTCGCCACCACGTTCTTACACTCGCTGACTTTACCCCAGCTGAATACGACATCGTACTGCAAACCGCCGCCAGTTTTCAGGAGGTGCTATCACGGCGGACAAAGAAAGTGCCAACTTTACAGGGACAGGTGGTGGCAAATTTATTTTTTGAACCTTCCACTCGCACTCGTAGCAGCTTTGAGCTTGCTGCCAAGCGCCTCTCGGCAGATACGCTGAACTTCGCCTCTGCTACCTCTTCGATGACTAAAGGAGAGACTATTCTAGATACGGCCAAGACCTATTTGGCGATGGGAACTGATATAATGGTCATTCGCCATCGGGAGGCGGGAGTACCCAATGCGATCGCCGAGGAAATGGATCGTTTAGGTGTAAAAGTTAGCGTTCTCAACGCTGGTGATGGTCAACACGAGCATCCTTCTCAAGCTTTGCTAGACTTATTTACTATCTGTACTCTGCTCGATCCAGATTACCCCCATCTGGAACTTCTTAAAGATAAAAAGATTGCTATTGTTGGGGATATTCTGCATTCACGTGTAGCGCGATCAAATATTTGGAGTTTCACCGCTAGTGGTGCAGAACTGCATTTAGCAGCACCACCCACTTTATTACCGAGATTATTTGCGGACTATGGCAAAAATAGGCCAGGTAAACTTTTTCTCCATTGGGAATTAGAACCTGCTTTAAGGGATGCTGATTTTGTCATGACCTTGCGTTTGCAAAAAGAACGCATGACAGTACATTTGTTACCTTCTTTACGAGAATATCATCAGTTGTTTGGGCTCACACGTTCAAAACTGCAACTGTGCAAGCCCAATGTCAAAGTTTTGCATCCCGGCCCGGTAAATCGTGGTGTCGAAATTAGCTCTGACTTAATGGATGACCCAGAATTTAGCCTGATTCAGAACCAAGTTACCAGCGGTGTCGCCGTGCGTATGGCGCTACTATATTTGCTAGGGAGTGGGAAGACTTGA